From a region of the Chitinophaga caseinilytica genome:
- a CDS encoding SLC5 family protein produces MNLQLTALDAVIFGVYILGVIALGIYASRQNQKTRRDYFLAGDKMSWWMIGGSIIAANISSHHLVGAMGAAYNRGFVAIAMEWGAILLGFNALLWIFLPFYIRNGFYTVPEFLERRFSGAARTTYAGLILLTYIFVEIAAVLYLGAVSLNTLFGFDIMPCVIVLALLTGVYTVLGGLRAVIWTEMLQLGVLVLGGIILTFATVSKAGGISAVLETTKNWDLILPHTDPDFPWTMYLGGLVCISVFYCATNQFLVQRVLAAKNEWHARMGVVFGDYLKFLVPLIITVPALVAPKLFPDLEKPDQLFSVLVANLLPSGLVGLVMAGLIAAVMSHLSGAINSCTSILTNDIYLPYFRKNATDAEAVRFGKLSGAVVIVVGVACSALFIQHSEKPVFLYLMNAYGWFTPGIATMFLLGILWKRTTNAGALAAGTLTIPLSIILDRAMPGMPFFNRTGIVFWTCMIVCVVVSLVTKPKPAGELAGLIWNRESLQLPADQRAMNRGIRNPAFWWAIITAAVLFFYIRFA; encoded by the coding sequence ATGAATCTCCAATTGACAGCTCTCGACGCCGTTATTTTCGGTGTGTACATCCTGGGGGTGATAGCCCTCGGCATTTACGCCTCCCGCCAAAACCAAAAGACGCGCCGGGATTATTTCCTGGCGGGCGATAAGATGTCGTGGTGGATGATCGGCGGCAGCATTATCGCCGCCAACATCAGCAGCCATCACCTCGTAGGTGCCATGGGCGCCGCATACAACCGCGGTTTCGTAGCTATCGCCATGGAATGGGGCGCGATATTGCTCGGTTTCAATGCGCTGCTGTGGATTTTTCTGCCGTTTTATATCCGGAATGGCTTTTATACCGTGCCTGAGTTCCTGGAAAGGCGGTTCAGCGGTGCGGCGCGCACAACTTACGCGGGCCTTATCCTGCTGACGTACATTTTCGTGGAAATCGCGGCGGTGTTGTATCTCGGGGCTGTTTCGCTGAATACGCTTTTCGGGTTCGATATCATGCCCTGCGTGATCGTGCTGGCGCTGCTGACAGGTGTGTATACCGTACTGGGCGGCCTCCGCGCCGTTATCTGGACGGAAATGCTGCAGCTCGGTGTGCTGGTACTGGGCGGCATCATCCTTACTTTTGCCACGGTTTCCAAAGCGGGCGGTATTTCCGCGGTGCTGGAAACCACCAAAAACTGGGATCTCATCCTGCCGCATACCGATCCCGATTTCCCGTGGACGATGTACCTCGGTGGGCTCGTCTGCATCAGCGTTTTCTACTGCGCTACCAACCAGTTCCTCGTGCAGCGCGTGCTGGCGGCGAAAAACGAGTGGCATGCGCGGATGGGCGTGGTGTTCGGCGATTACCTGAAATTCCTCGTGCCACTCATCATTACCGTTCCGGCGCTCGTAGCGCCCAAACTCTTTCCCGACCTGGAAAAGCCCGATCAGCTGTTTTCCGTGCTGGTGGCTAATTTGCTGCCGTCCGGCCTCGTCGGGCTCGTGATGGCGGGGCTCATTGCGGCGGTGATGTCGCACCTGAGCGGGGCTATCAATTCCTGCACTTCCATCCTCACCAACGATATTTACCTGCCGTACTTCCGGAAAAACGCGACCGACGCGGAAGCTGTCCGTTTCGGGAAGCTGTCCGGCGCGGTGGTGATAGTGGTGGGCGTAGCCTGTTCGGCGCTTTTCATCCAGCACAGCGAAAAACCGGTATTCCTGTACCTGATGAACGCCTATGGCTGGTTTACGCCGGGCATCGCCACCATGTTCCTCCTCGGGATCCTGTGGAAACGTACCACGAACGCGGGCGCCCTCGCCGCAGGGACTCTCACCATCCCGCTATCGATCATCCTCGACCGCGCCATGCCCGGCATGCCGTTTTTCAACCGCACGGGCATCGTGTTCTGGACCTGCATGATCGTTTGCGTGGTGGTAAGCCTTGTCACCAAACCCAAACCGGCCGGAGAACTGGCCGGGCTCATCTGGAACAGGGAAAGCCTGCAACTGCCCGCAGACCAGCGCGCCATGAACCGCGGCATCCGCAACCCCGCATTCTGGTGGGCCATCATCACTGCGGCGGTCCTGTTTTTCTACATCCGTTTCGCGTAA
- a CDS encoding SDR family oxidoreductase, which translates to MFNGTTLAVSGGLGDIGSAVAKAFAALGANIAIGDVLPEDRAAPLLLEIESSGVAAHYTRVDVSDPKAVDLWISAAEAALGPVRMVVANAATVTIAGLFDVTADQWQREIDINLNGAFYLTRAAARRMLELQQPGSIVYVGSWAAEAVHPGIPAYAVSKAGMRMLCKSMALELAPHGIMVNEIAPGYVDAGVSRQVWEKAPEQREAAARKTPVRKLITPAEIAREIVKLCDPQNRHITGSTLLMDGGLNLLR; encoded by the coding sequence ATGTTCAACGGTACAACACTCGCGGTAAGCGGAGGTTTGGGAGATATCGGGAGCGCCGTGGCGAAGGCTTTCGCCGCGCTCGGCGCCAACATCGCCATCGGCGACGTATTGCCGGAGGACAGGGCCGCGCCGCTGCTTCTGGAGATCGAAAGCAGCGGCGTGGCTGCCCATTATACGCGGGTAGACGTGTCTGATCCCAAAGCGGTCGACCTTTGGATATCCGCGGCAGAAGCGGCCCTCGGGCCGGTGCGCATGGTGGTGGCCAATGCGGCTACCGTGACCATCGCCGGGCTGTTCGACGTAACGGCAGACCAGTGGCAGCGCGAGATCGATATCAACCTGAATGGCGCATTTTACCTTACGCGCGCCGCGGCCCGGCGCATGCTGGAGCTGCAACAGCCCGGCAGCATCGTGTATGTGGGCAGCTGGGCGGCGGAGGCAGTACATCCCGGGATTCCGGCGTACGCGGTATCGAAAGCGGGCATGCGGATGCTGTGCAAAAGCATGGCGCTGGAACTGGCGCCCCACGGTATAATGGTCAACGAAATTGCGCCGGGGTATGTAGACGCCGGCGTGAGCCGCCAGGTATGGGAAAAAGCCCCCGAGCAGCGGGAAGCCGCCGCCCGGAAAACGCCTGTCCGCAAATTGATCACGCCCGCGGAAATCGCCCGGGAGATCGTCAAGCTCTGCGATCCGCAAAACCGCCACATCACCGGCTCCACGCTGCTGATGGACGGCGGCCTCAACCTATTACGCTAA
- a CDS encoding aspartate aminotransferase family protein codes for MNAWPKSSALLQENEKWIPGGVVSLNRKSEPNICFVKGKGSRVWDLEGNEYIDYQAGFAAAFLGHNDADVNNAVAATLNADSLLMSAGPTNLEGIFAELFVKHVPSADSVQITTTGSEATYHAIRIARAVTGKDHVIVMQGGYNGWHNDVACNVISALTDIGARVSPGEYPIDPLSAGIPASHQALVHVVNYNDIDSIQYVLKRYPVACVIMEPILQNVGILKPKDGYLQAIRDLADKEGFLLIFDEVKTGFRHAIGGYQSICGVTPDLSSFGKAVANGYPMGVIAGKKQYMDYFIHPEKKKRVLIAGTYNAHPLTTAAAIATVEKLADPKADVYGHVERLGATLEKGLNDIFSKKGRPFYVARQGSAYCVYFMDHVPVDFHDIATSHDFAFDKLYREKLIGEGIFNFPTPIKQGSISYAHTEADIAETLEKTQKIVAAI; via the coding sequence ATGAATGCATGGCCCAAATCATCCGCATTATTACAGGAGAATGAAAAATGGATTCCCGGCGGCGTGGTATCGCTGAACCGCAAATCCGAACCTAACATTTGCTTCGTGAAAGGTAAAGGCAGCCGCGTCTGGGACCTCGAAGGCAACGAGTACATCGATTACCAGGCGGGTTTTGCGGCCGCGTTCCTCGGTCATAACGATGCCGATGTGAACAACGCCGTAGCAGCCACTTTGAACGCCGATTCGCTCCTCATGAGCGCCGGGCCTACCAACCTGGAAGGCATTTTCGCCGAGCTGTTCGTAAAGCACGTGCCCTCGGCAGACAGCGTCCAGATCACCACCACCGGCTCCGAAGCCACCTATCACGCCATCCGCATCGCCCGCGCCGTTACCGGTAAAGACCATGTGATCGTGATGCAGGGCGGGTACAACGGCTGGCATAACGACGTGGCTTGCAACGTCATCAGCGCGCTGACGGACATCGGCGCACGCGTGAGCCCCGGAGAATACCCGATCGATCCGCTGTCGGCCGGCATCCCCGCCAGCCACCAGGCCCTCGTGCATGTGGTGAACTACAACGACATCGATTCCATTCAATACGTGCTCAAACGCTACCCGGTAGCCTGCGTCATCATGGAGCCCATCCTCCAGAACGTCGGCATTCTCAAACCGAAAGACGGATACCTCCAGGCCATCCGCGACCTCGCCGACAAAGAAGGTTTCCTTCTTATCTTCGACGAAGTGAAAACCGGGTTCCGGCACGCGATCGGCGGTTACCAATCCATTTGCGGCGTTACGCCCGACCTCAGCTCTTTCGGCAAGGCCGTGGCCAACGGTTATCCCATGGGCGTGATCGCCGGGAAAAAACAGTACATGGATTACTTCATCCATCCCGAAAAGAAGAAAAGAGTGCTCATCGCGGGTACTTACAACGCACATCCGCTCACAACCGCCGCCGCCATCGCCACCGTTGAAAAACTGGCCGATCCGAAAGCCGATGTGTACGGGCATGTGGAAAGGCTCGGCGCTACGCTGGAAAAGGGATTGAACGATATTTTTTCGAAAAAGGGCCGTCCGTTTTACGTGGCGCGCCAGGGCTCGGCGTATTGCGTGTATTTCATGGACCATGTGCCGGTGGATTTTCACGACATCGCTACCAGCCACGATTTCGCGTTCGATAAATTGTATCGCGAAAAGTTGATCGGTGAAGGGATTTTCAATTTCCCCACACCCATCAAGCAAGGCAGTATTTCTTATGCACATACCGAAGCGGACATCGCGGAAACATTGGAAAAAACACAAAAAATCGTTGCGGCCATATGA
- a CDS encoding TonB-dependent receptor — translation MKGRHLYLFGLLIALAGIYSTRPAFAQDAHEIKGIVVDSIGQTPLPGVTIVVKGTSNGAATTPTGEFSIRAANNAVLVVSYIGYDKIEVPVGGRTNIRITLSQSKTMLNETVVIGYGTMKKSSVTAAVTKVENTILDQVPAGRPEAALVGRLAGVNISQNRAQPGQAPTIRIRGASSIDAGNEPLVVIDGVPGGNLGMINMNDVQSIEVLKDASSAAIYGSRAAGGVIIVTMKKGSAGKTRFNFNGFAGISKARLHDDWMTGQEYYDYAVKFQNREWLWANPNADLSIPVWGDARRPATYQVSPVLNNGANVIWQDEVMQTAPMQSYNISASGGTEKMTYYVSGTYKDEIGTMKNTWFKSYGVRANVDVKASKAVSIGFMLNPSYSKRRMTDRVMSDFAKIPSFVEVQRPDGTYPRPKDYWGGPVSSQTSPSAILNGTYSYGATFSNVGEAYLKVDLAKGLSLRSSVGSTIAYNNSDFFQTSYALSNFQNSGNDISTSNINMLNENVLSYNTSFRGGHDLSAIAGASYQKNRSKGSYMYAVPNSFVNETIHTLNNAVIDQTKSYTANSAWGLVSYFSRVHYGYKEKYLLSASIRTDGSSRFGANNKWGYFPSASVAWRIKQEDFMKDLNVVSDLKVRGSWGITGNFNIGDFQYLGQIKDAIYSPNNTPIKGQAQNNFENNDLGWEKTKGWDVGIELGLLKNRIQIVADYYSKRTYDLLYQVTVPATTGFVSGLSNIGDVSNKGFEIELTTKNILKPNFTWQTNFNLAMNKNRVEDLGGVNERISTDGTTQMSWILRVGEPMFSYYGYRTIGVFNDAASLGKYPSLAGTKPGNPIFEDTNGDGFITPADKQLLGNFQPKAILGMVNNFTYRNFDLSIAMQASLGAKMFTYENQFYQGALLGAMRRSIVANQWWSTSETGDGRMPGSALSTLTRQSGSDIYIEDASFLAVRNINLGYTLPDAAFKRLGINSFRAYLSAGNPFIFTKKGFHGYNPEGSTLGEIGGVNSRPGYNSGSEPISRVYAIGFNFNF, via the coding sequence ATGAAAGGAAGACACCTTTACCTCTTTGGGTTACTCATCGCGCTCGCCGGCATCTATTCCACCCGGCCCGCCTTTGCCCAGGATGCCCACGAAATCAAAGGGATCGTGGTAGACAGCATCGGTCAAACGCCGCTTCCCGGCGTCACCATCGTCGTGAAAGGCACCAGCAACGGCGCCGCCACCACACCCACCGGCGAATTCTCCATCCGCGCCGCCAACAACGCCGTTCTCGTAGTTTCCTACATCGGGTACGACAAGATCGAAGTGCCCGTGGGCGGACGGACGAACATCCGCATCACGCTCTCCCAGAGCAAAACCATGCTCAATGAAACCGTCGTGATCGGTTACGGCACCATGAAGAAAAGCTCCGTGACCGCAGCCGTCACCAAAGTCGAGAACACCATCCTCGACCAGGTGCCCGCAGGGCGCCCCGAAGCCGCCCTCGTTGGCCGCCTCGCCGGTGTGAACATCTCCCAAAACCGCGCCCAGCCCGGCCAGGCACCCACCATCCGCATCCGCGGCGCCAGCTCCATCGACGCCGGCAACGAACCACTCGTGGTGATAGACGGTGTGCCCGGCGGCAACCTCGGCATGATCAACATGAACGATGTACAGTCGATCGAAGTACTGAAAGACGCATCCTCCGCCGCCATCTACGGCTCCCGCGCCGCCGGCGGTGTGATCATCGTTACCATGAAAAAAGGCTCCGCCGGCAAAACCCGTTTCAACTTCAACGGTTTCGCCGGTATTTCCAAAGCCCGCCTGCACGACGACTGGATGACCGGCCAGGAATACTACGACTACGCCGTGAAATTCCAGAACCGCGAATGGCTCTGGGCCAATCCCAACGCCGATCTCTCCATCCCGGTCTGGGGAGACGCCCGCCGCCCCGCCACCTACCAGGTGAGCCCCGTCCTGAACAACGGTGCCAACGTGATCTGGCAGGATGAAGTGATGCAGACCGCTCCCATGCAGAGCTATAACATCTCCGCAAGCGGCGGCACCGAAAAAATGACGTATTACGTTTCCGGTACGTATAAAGACGAGATCGGAACGATGAAAAATACCTGGTTCAAAAGCTACGGTGTTCGCGCCAATGTAGACGTGAAAGCCAGCAAAGCCGTTTCCATCGGCTTCATGCTGAACCCCTCGTACAGCAAGCGCCGCATGACAGACCGCGTCATGAGCGATTTCGCCAAGATACCCAGTTTCGTGGAAGTTCAGCGGCCCGACGGCACCTATCCCCGCCCTAAGGATTACTGGGGCGGCCCGGTTTCCAGTCAAACCAGCCCTTCCGCGATCCTCAACGGCACCTACAGCTACGGCGCCACCTTCTCCAATGTGGGCGAAGCCTACCTGAAAGTAGACCTGGCCAAAGGGCTTTCCCTCCGCTCGTCTGTTGGCTCCACCATCGCTTACAACAATTCCGATTTCTTCCAGACCAGCTATGCGCTGTCTAACTTCCAGAATAGCGGTAACGACATCAGCACGTCCAACATCAACATGCTGAACGAAAACGTACTGAGCTACAACACTTCGTTCCGCGGCGGGCACGACCTGTCGGCCATCGCCGGCGCGTCGTACCAGAAAAACCGTTCCAAAGGATCGTACATGTATGCCGTACCGAATTCTTTCGTGAACGAAACGATCCACACGCTCAATAACGCCGTGATCGACCAAACCAAATCGTACACTGCGAACTCCGCCTGGGGCCTCGTTTCCTACTTCAGCCGCGTGCATTACGGGTATAAAGAGAAATACCTCCTGTCTGCATCCATCCGTACAGACGGCAGCTCCCGCTTCGGTGCCAACAACAAATGGGGCTACTTCCCCTCGGCTTCCGTGGCCTGGCGCATCAAGCAGGAAGATTTCATGAAAGACCTCAACGTTGTCAGCGACCTGAAAGTGCGCGGCAGCTGGGGCATTACCGGTAACTTCAACATCGGCGACTTCCAGTACCTCGGCCAGATCAAGGACGCGATCTATTCGCCCAACAACACCCCGATCAAGGGCCAGGCACAAAACAACTTCGAAAACAACGACCTTGGCTGGGAAAAAACCAAAGGCTGGGACGTGGGCATCGAACTGGGCCTGTTGAAAAACCGTATCCAGATCGTAGCCGATTACTACAGCAAACGTACCTACGACCTGCTGTACCAGGTAACCGTTCCCGCCACCACCGGCTTCGTGAGCGGCCTGAGCAATATCGGGGACGTGAGCAACAAGGGTTTCGAAATCGAACTGACGACCAAGAACATCCTCAAACCGAATTTCACCTGGCAAACCAACTTCAACCTGGCGATGAACAAGAACCGGGTAGAAGATCTGGGCGGCGTGAACGAGCGCATCTCTACCGACGGTACCACGCAGATGTCGTGGATCCTGCGGGTAGGGGAGCCGATGTTCTCCTACTACGGCTACCGCACCATCGGCGTGTTCAACGACGCCGCTTCGCTCGGCAAATATCCTTCGCTGGCGGGCACCAAACCCGGCAATCCCATCTTCGAAGACACCAACGGCGATGGCTTCATCACCCCGGCCGACAAGCAACTGCTCGGCAACTTCCAGCCCAAGGCCATCCTCGGTATGGTGAACAATTTCACGTATAGGAACTTCGACCTGAGCATCGCCATGCAGGCTTCCCTCGGCGCCAAAATGTTCACGTACGAAAACCAGTTCTACCAGGGCGCGCTGCTCGGTGCCATGCGCCGCTCCATCGTAGCCAACCAGTGGTGGTCTACCTCCGAAACCGGCGACGGCAGAATGCCCGGGTCCGCGCTCAGCACGCTCACCCGCCAGTCTGGTTCCGACATTTATATCGAAGACGCGAGCTTCCTGGCCGTGCGCAACATCAACCTGGGTTACACCCTGCCCGATGCGGCGTTCAAACGCCTCGGCATCAACTCTTTCCGCGCTTATCTTTCCGCCGGCAATCCTTTCATCTTCACGAAAAAAGGATTCCACGGGTATAATCCTGAAGGCAGCACCCTCGGCGAAATCGGAGGCGTGAACAGTCGCCCCGGTTACAATTCCGGTTCCGAACCTATCAGCCGTGTGTACGCCATCGGATTCAACTTTAACTTCTAA
- the dgoD gene encoding galactonate dehydratase — MKITAIETQVCHARMRNWIFVKVITDQPGLYGWGEATLEWHTRSVVGAIEDISQLLIGEDPRRIEYLWQMMYRQHFWHGNGIVRGTAISGIDLALWDILGKIHNVPCHELWGGRVRDYIRLYCHLGGGKMEDFYETRADDANRFGELAQQAVEEGFTAFKSMAVPETMPLEGLRPIRYAEACVKAMRDAVGEDIDIMVDCHARPSPLMGMQFAKALEPYGLYFFEEPCWPEAMDGIAAIQAAVSTPIASGERLVGVAAFKDMLEKRAVSVLQPDITHCGGLSEVRRIAALADAYRVALAPHNPQGPVSTAASIELGFATPSYAICESVHSDVPWREEVVSEGFVVEKKGRIVKPNNRPGLGIEINEAVVKKHPFEQEVLQRSFYRDGAVGDW, encoded by the coding sequence ATGAAAATAACGGCAATTGAAACGCAGGTCTGCCACGCGCGGATGCGCAACTGGATCTTCGTGAAAGTGATCACCGACCAGCCCGGATTGTACGGCTGGGGCGAAGCTACGCTGGAATGGCATACCCGTTCCGTAGTGGGCGCCATCGAAGATATTTCGCAACTGCTCATCGGGGAAGACCCCCGGCGCATCGAATACCTCTGGCAGATGATGTACCGCCAGCACTTCTGGCACGGCAACGGCATCGTGCGTGGCACGGCCATTTCCGGCATCGACCTCGCCCTGTGGGACATTCTCGGCAAAATCCACAACGTGCCCTGCCACGAGCTTTGGGGCGGCCGTGTCCGCGATTACATCCGGCTGTACTGCCACCTCGGCGGCGGTAAGATGGAAGATTTCTACGAAACCCGCGCCGACGACGCCAACCGCTTCGGCGAACTGGCGCAGCAGGCGGTGGAAGAGGGTTTCACGGCCTTCAAGTCGATGGCCGTTCCCGAAACCATGCCCCTCGAAGGTTTGCGCCCCATCCGCTACGCCGAGGCCTGCGTAAAGGCCATGCGCGACGCGGTAGGTGAAGACATCGACATCATGGTGGATTGCCACGCGCGGCCCAGTCCGCTCATGGGCATGCAATTCGCCAAAGCCCTGGAGCCCTACGGACTTTACTTCTTCGAAGAGCCTTGCTGGCCCGAAGCCATGGACGGCATCGCCGCCATCCAGGCTGCGGTGAGCACGCCCATCGCCAGTGGCGAGCGCCTCGTGGGCGTGGCCGCATTCAAGGATATGCTGGAAAAGCGCGCCGTGAGCGTGTTGCAGCCAGACATCACCCACTGTGGCGGCCTGAGCGAAGTGCGCCGCATCGCCGCGCTGGCAGACGCTTACCGCGTGGCGCTGGCGCCGCACAACCCGCAGGGGCCCGTGAGCACGGCGGCTTCCATCGAACTGGGTTTTGCCACCCCGTCTTACGCCATCTGCGAAAGCGTGCACAGCGATGTGCCCTGGCGGGAAGAAGTGGTGAGCGAAGGTTTCGTGGTGGAAAAGAAAGGCCGTATCGTGAAACCCAATAACCGCCCGGGCCTCGGCATCGAGATCAATGAAGCCGTAGTGAAGAAGCATCCTTTCGAACAGGAAGTGCTGCAACGGAGCTTCTACCGCGACGGCGCTGTGGGCGATTGGTAA
- a CDS encoding RagB/SusD family nutrient uptake outer membrane protein: MKRIFFSLQALAILIGAAGCHDALLNMKPESILTTTNYFRSSSEMNKAVIGIYSNLQARRMTDYIIMDAPSDNLYMSTNTPIAGAVDLDGLTMNTENNVLGNFWESNYAGIYRANQVLLNIDKPTDYAGSAKNQYIGEAKFLRALLYFDMVRTFGGVPLVTSQISIEEARAQRRASVDEVYNLIIADLKDAVDKLPLAANMEKGRTSKGAATALLGKVYIYRKDYNNAKEVLNKAVNDFGYNLVPNFATLWDPATEDNSEVVFTMKYVESVNGQTLSTAFIPNGGVYGIVERGVETALPSWSLNKRFVAGDTRKAKTITDWLVTPTAPNDPPTFYPYVSKYANKHLYNTSGLDLPMIRFAEVLLLQAEALYNSGDKAGALTALNRVRERAFAGTSHNYTAGDIANANDFLDKLLLERQLELAFEGDRWYDLVRTGKYLTVMAQEERLYVPANNAAETVTLSPQSYMTVFPIPQRQVDQYNPGVMDQNEGYKK; this comes from the coding sequence ATGAAAAGAATATTTTTCTCCCTGCAGGCACTCGCAATTCTCATCGGCGCAGCCGGTTGTCATGATGCGCTGCTGAACATGAAACCGGAGTCCATACTGACGACGACCAACTATTTCAGGTCATCCTCCGAAATGAATAAAGCCGTGATCGGCATCTACAGCAACCTCCAGGCGCGCCGGATGACGGATTACATTATCATGGACGCCCCGTCAGACAACCTCTACATGTCTACCAACACGCCCATCGCAGGAGCGGTAGACCTCGACGGACTGACGATGAATACCGAGAACAATGTGCTCGGCAACTTCTGGGAATCCAACTACGCGGGCATTTACCGCGCCAACCAGGTGTTGCTCAACATCGACAAGCCGACGGATTACGCCGGCAGCGCGAAGAACCAGTACATCGGCGAGGCTAAATTCCTCCGTGCGTTGCTGTACTTCGACATGGTGCGCACTTTCGGCGGCGTGCCGCTGGTGACGTCGCAGATTTCCATCGAGGAGGCCCGCGCGCAGCGCCGCGCTTCGGTGGATGAAGTGTACAACCTCATCATCGCCGATCTGAAAGACGCGGTCGACAAACTGCCGCTGGCGGCGAATATGGAAAAGGGCAGAACGTCGAAAGGCGCGGCCACGGCCCTGCTCGGCAAAGTGTACATCTACCGTAAAGATTATAACAATGCGAAAGAAGTGCTGAATAAAGCGGTGAACGATTTCGGGTACAACCTCGTGCCGAACTTCGCCACCCTGTGGGACCCGGCAACGGAAGACAACAGCGAAGTCGTATTCACGATGAAGTATGTGGAAAGCGTGAACGGGCAAACCCTGTCTACCGCGTTCATCCCCAACGGCGGCGTGTACGGCATCGTGGAGCGTGGCGTGGAAACGGCGCTGCCTTCCTGGAGCCTCAACAAGCGCTTCGTAGCGGGCGATACCCGTAAGGCCAAAACGATTACCGATTGGCTGGTGACGCCCACGGCGCCCAACGATCCGCCGACATTCTATCCCTATGTCAGCAAATACGCCAACAAGCACCTGTACAATACTTCCGGCCTCGATCTGCCGATGATCCGCTTCGCGGAAGTGTTGCTCCTGCAAGCTGAGGCGCTGTATAATTCCGGCGATAAAGCCGGCGCGCTGACCGCTTTGAACCGCGTTCGGGAAAGAGCGTTCGCCGGAACGAGCCATAATTATACCGCCGGGGATATCGCGAACGCCAACGACTTCCTCGACAAATTGCTGCTGGAACGCCAGCTGGAACTGGCTTTCGAGGGAGACCGCTGGTACGATCTCGTGCGCACCGGCAAATACCTGACCGTTATGGCCCAGGAAGAGCGCCTGTACGTGCCCGCCAACAACGCGGCCGAAACGGTGACGCTCAGCCCGCAGTCGTACATGACGGTGTTCCCCATCCCGCAGCGCCAGGTAGACCAGTACAATCCCGGTGTGATGGACCAGAACGAAGGATATAAAAAGTAG
- a CDS encoding PQQ-dependent sugar dehydrogenase, translated as MKKWLPYLLPVLLPAGVILSCSGPGKRFNQPVTSALALDSTTLGISTVAEGLNVPWEICWGPDGHIWFTEQSGTVSKIDPVTGEKQLLLTIPEVYRHRSLGLLGMAVHPTEPYVYLDYTHRNPDSSIVSRLVRYTRGNDTLTDPKILLEFPGNTGHNGSRVIIGPDGKVYFSTGDAAHDEFAGDTAKLNGKVLRLNADGSVPADNPYPGNYMWSRGHRNIQGIAFTDNGQLFASEHGDATDDELNHIQKAAYYAWPHIEGFADRADEKAYADTFPFTPPVMAWTPTIAPAGIDYYNHPAIRDWQNTILLGTLKGASLHVIRLNDARDSVLDEKIYFTQQFGRIRDICVSPEGDIYLATSNRDWNPGKGFPIPADDRIIRLSPIRDAKGLTMLPGPAAAPATPVAKGPAIYKSYCEACHKADGKGVPGSFPALDQSKVVTGKPEALLNILLNGSKSSATEQMPAFQFLSDDDIAAVATHIRSSWGNKANAVAPEAVKSLRKPAK; from the coding sequence TTCAACCAACCCGTAACATCCGCGCTGGCGCTCGATTCCACCACCCTGGGTATTTCTACCGTAGCGGAAGGACTGAACGTTCCCTGGGAAATCTGCTGGGGGCCCGACGGGCATATCTGGTTCACCGAACAAAGCGGCACGGTCAGCAAAATCGATCCGGTTACGGGCGAAAAACAGCTGCTGCTCACCATTCCCGAAGTATACCGCCACCGTTCGCTGGGCTTGCTGGGCATGGCCGTTCATCCCACAGAACCTTACGTTTACCTCGACTACACCCACCGCAATCCCGATTCCTCGATCGTATCGCGCCTCGTGCGCTACACCCGCGGCAACGATACGCTCACCGATCCGAAAATACTGCTGGAATTCCCGGGCAACACGGGCCACAACGGCTCCCGCGTCATCATCGGGCCAGACGGGAAAGTGTATTTCTCGACGGGAGACGCCGCGCACGACGAATTCGCCGGAGACACGGCAAAGCTCAACGGCAAAGTACTTCGCCTCAATGCCGACGGTTCCGTTCCGGCAGACAACCCATATCCGGGGAATTACATGTGGTCGCGCGGGCACCGCAACATCCAGGGCATCGCGTTTACCGACAACGGACAACTCTTCGCATCCGAACATGGCGATGCTACCGACGATGAGCTGAATCACATTCAAAAAGCCGCCTATTACGCATGGCCGCACATCGAAGGGTTTGCCGACCGGGCAGATGAAAAAGCGTATGCCGATACGTTCCCCTTCACCCCGCCCGTCATGGCCTGGACGCCCACCATCGCGCCGGCCGGCATCGACTATTATAACCATCCCGCCATCCGCGACTGGCAGAACACCATTCTGCTCGGAACGCTCAAAGGCGCCAGCCTCCACGTGATCCGGCTCAACGACGCGCGCGATTCCGTGCTGGATGAAAAAATATATTTCACGCAGCAGTTCGGCCGTATCCGCGACATCTGCGTATCGCCCGAAGGCGATATCTACCTTGCCACCAGCAACCGCGACTGGAACCCCGGCAAAGGGTTCCCCATCCCGGCAGACGATCGCATCATCCGCCTATCTCCCATCCGGGATGCGAAAGGCCTCACGATGTTGCCCGGCCCCGCCGCCGCGCCTGCCACGCCTGTAGCGAAAGGACCCGCCATCTACAAAAGTTATTGCGAAGCCTGCCACAAGGCAGACGGCAAGGGCGTTCCCGGCTCGTTCCCCGCGCTCGACCAAAGCAAGGTCGTAACCGGCAAACCGGAAGCCTTGCTGAACATCCTGCTCAACGGCAGCAAATCTTCCGCCACGGAGCAAATGCCCGCGTTCCAGTTTTTGTCTGACGACGATATCGCGGCCGTGGCCACGCATATCCGCAGTTCGTGGGGCAACAAGGCAAACGCCGTTGCGCCCGAAGCGGTGAAATCATTACGGAAACCGGCAAAGTGA